A stretch of the Chlorobiota bacterium genome encodes the following:
- a CDS encoding T9SS type A sorting domain-containing protein, translated as MKNRIITTLIIMIYGFGTMYSQSDSNDVYWDNSLCDSTCSRFHGVSSIAQSNDSTVYLAGNLIYNCDDSYIRTFAKFKKSINNFRDVDINHPIPNKDSGQYISSIVIKGNSIYVAGYFNRIGGINANGIAKFDGTNWFSLGQGIKGLVNKIMFKSSDLYAVGLFDSAGNVKTSCVAKWDGKTWSGFGKGVTSHVGKYNREYVNSISIIGSKVFIGGEFDTVGGVNANNIAMWNGTVWSGMNLGVRLEKQDQNRDGLVNTLESIGGVLYVGGEFDTVGNNIATNNIAKYDTIKGWSSLGSGTISIGALNNTSTVECMKVVGTKLFVGGTFTSICGTEANNIAMFNGTTWSCLGSGTSGVVSVIDVGKTGLYIGGGFDSVGHKYCFGSFARYTKEIDTTNNGTIKSDNLNNNLNIGINLKENIPQPFKEETKFNVILKEPKEVTISVLNDKGQLIKIIYKGLIEGEKEFIWSGKGESNGIYYYRITGNGINETKKFVLVK; from the coding sequence ATGAAAAATAGAATAATAACAACACTCATAATAATGATTTATGGATTTGGAACAATGTATTCACAAAGTGATAGCAATGATGTTTATTGGGATAACTCACTCTGTGATAGCACATGTAGTAGGTTTCATGGTGTTAGTTCAATAGCTCAAAGTAATGATAGTACAGTTTATCTTGCTGGAAATTTAATATACAATTGTGATGATTCTTATATAAGAACTTTTGCAAAATTTAAAAAATCTATAAATAATTTTAGAGATGTAGATATAAATCACCCAATTCCAAATAAAGATTCTGGACAATACATAAGTTCAATAGTCATTAAAGGAAATAGTATTTATGTAGCAGGATATTTTAATAGAATAGGTGGTATAAATGCAAATGGAATTGCAAAGTTTGATGGTACAAACTGGTTTTCATTAGGACAAGGAATAAAAGGGTTGGTAAATAAAATAATGTTTAAAAGTAGTGACTTATATGCAGTCGGTTTGTTCGATTCAGCTGGCAATGTCAAAACAAGTTGCGTGGCAAAATGGGATGGGAAAACATGGTCAGGATTTGGAAAAGGAGTAACATCACATGTAGGAAAATATAATAGAGAATATGTAAATTCAATAAGTATAATAGGGAGTAAAGTATTTATAGGAGGTGAGTTTGATACTGTTGGAGGAGTAAATGCAAATAACATTGCAATGTGGAATGGAACAGTTTGGAGTGGTATGAATTTAGGCGTAAGACTGGAAAAGCAAGATCAAAATAGAGATGGATTAGTAAATACGTTAGAGAGTATAGGTGGAGTGTTATATGTTGGAGGAGAGTTTGATACTGTTGGAAACAACATAGCAACAAATAATATAGCAAAATATGATACTATTAAAGGATGGTCATCACTTGGAAGTGGAACGATAAGTATAGGTGCTTTGAATAATACATCAACTGTGGAATGTATGAAAGTTGTAGGAACAAAACTATTTGTGGGTGGAACATTTACATCAATCTGTGGAACAGAAGCTAATAATATTGCTATGTTTAATGGAACAACATGGAGCTGTTTAGGAAGTGGAACAAGCGGAGTTGTTAGTGTAATAGATGTTGGCAAAACAGGATTATATATTGGAGGAGGTTTTGATAGTGTAGGACATAAGTATTGTTTTGGATCATTTGCGAGATATACCAAAGAGATTGATACAACAAACAATGGAACAATAAAATCTGATAATCTAAACAACAATTTAAATATAGGTATAAACTTAAAAGAGAATATACCCCAACCATTCAAAGAAGAAACAAAATTCAATGTAATCTTAAAAGAACCCAAGGAAGTAACAATAAGTGTATTAAATGATAAAGGACAATTAATAAAAATAATATACAAAGGATTAATAGAAGGAGAAAAGGAGTTTATATGGAGTGGAAAAGGAGAATCAAATGGGATATATTATTACAGAATAACAGGAAACGGAATAAACGAAACTAAAAAATTTGTATTAGTAAAATGA
- a CDS encoding T9SS type A sorting domain-containing protein, with protein MKSIIVGIALIFNFNILFAHKEYTHQFITREAYKLLRFELGKDIDVLKDYLNLIENSQSDPCLGNEKTYPYLCGNVTGGCWAEDQQDPVYKLDVGLLASAWVSISHFWNSDEGKDSKVDLGTIWFTHFESKKGVNAYRKAIYYMGGLWDMKLNIGNKDYKIYYRGLANFLKYGDVVNVNTSRTVNFETLIGISPNNLRVRKEIVFNILGRVVHLLQDMGVPAHVHNEQHACTLFSSNTGFQNCDPFEQMMDVEGIKDPYAENISDWLDPRYWSWNKVLIKKGGKVKINCNEPITFLMYTANQITDHFASREHDGDDKYEHIGEIDYILSKATGPTKKSFYTSIDNLNPPLVNMAKDKDGLIGVRDAVFTYSIRATASLLLKFACDAGLLDEFTNSNIYTGLADYKTEDQFYPSAFGNDVKLSGYYYEFQAKRSVIAGKIGSNSNHTLTIEDKTIADLHAGGLVNLRAGFHATAGIEATSHLYISPPSYCCNTNTTTIELSTNLNKQTEEEIQTNPVLKFELKEMPILPNGVKFKEKTSSSEFTITAYPNPLSKETRIEYTVPSKCKLRIIITNTNGEEIKKIVSESNHGKGKYEVDWNVEKEESGVYYCVLSSEGKQYVKTLILKK; from the coding sequence ATGAAATCAATTATTGTAGGCATTGCACTAATATTTAACTTTAATATACTCTTTGCACATAAGGAATATACCCATCAGTTTATAACAAGAGAGGCATACAAACTTTTAAGATTTGAGTTAGGAAAAGACATTGATGTACTGAAAGATTATCTAAATTTGATTGAGAATTCACAATCTGACCCATGTTTAGGAAATGAGAAAACATACCCATATTTATGTGGAAATGTTACTGGTGGATGTTGGGCAGAAGATCAGCAAGATCCTGTGTACAAATTGGATGTTGGGTTGCTAGCATCTGCTTGGGTTTCAATATCACATTTTTGGAATTCAGATGAAGGGAAAGATTCTAAAGTAGATTTGGGGACAATTTGGTTTACACATTTTGAATCAAAAAAAGGAGTAAATGCTTACAGAAAAGCAATTTATTATATGGGTGGTCTATGGGATATGAAATTGAATATTGGTAATAAAGACTATAAAATTTATTACAGAGGACTTGCAAATTTTTTGAAATATGGGGATGTAGTAAATGTAAATACCAGTCGAACAGTAAATTTTGAAACATTAATTGGAATATCTCCAAATAATCTTAGAGTAAGAAAAGAAATAGTATTTAATATTCTTGGAAGAGTAGTACATTTATTACAAGATATGGGTGTTCCAGCTCATGTTCATAATGAACAACATGCATGTACTTTATTTTCAAGCAACACAGGTTTTCAAAACTGTGATCCATTCGAACAAATGATGGATGTTGAAGGTATTAAAGATCCATACGCTGAAAACATATCAGATTGGTTAGATCCAAGATATTGGAGTTGGAATAAAGTATTAATAAAAAAAGGAGGGAAAGTAAAAATTAATTGTAATGAACCAATAACATTTTTAATGTACACTGCAAATCAAATAACAGACCATTTTGCAAGTCGAGAACATGATGGTGATGATAAATATGAACATATAGGTGAAATCGATTACATATTGAGTAAAGCTACCGGTCCAACCAAAAAATCATTTTATACATCAATTGATAATTTGAATCCACCTCTGGTGAATATGGCTAAAGATAAAGATGGACTAATTGGAGTTAGAGATGCAGTTTTTACTTACTCAATCCGGGCAACAGCATCATTACTACTAAAATTTGCTTGTGATGCAGGATTGTTAGATGAATTTACTAATAGTAATATATATACAGGATTAGCAGATTATAAAACTGAAGATCAATTCTATCCAAGTGCATTTGGAAATGATGTTAAATTATCAGGCTACTATTATGAGTTCCAAGCAAAGCGAAGTGTGATAGCAGGAAAAATTGGTTCAAATTCAAATCATACATTAACAATAGAGGATAAAACAATTGCAGATTTACATGCTGGAGGTTTGGTAAATCTAAGGGCAGGATTTCATGCTACAGCAGGAATAGAAGCAACATCACATTTATATATCTCTCCACCAAGTTACTGTTGCAATACGAATACAACCACCATAGAGCTGAGCACAAATTTAAACAAACAAACAGAGGAAGAAATTCAAACAAATCCAGTATTAAAGTTCGAATTAAAAGAAATGCCAATATTGCCAAATGGAGTAAAATTTAAAGAGAAAACAAGTTCAAGTGAATTTACAATAACAGCATATCCAAACCCATTATCGAAGGAAACAAGGATAGAATATACAGTTCCATCAAAATGTAAATTAAGGATAATAATCACAAATACAAATGGAGAAGAGATAAAGAAAATAGTATCAGAAAGTAATCATGGAAAAGGGAAATATGAGGTGGATTGGAATGTAGAAAAAGAAGAAAGTGGAGTATATTATTGTGTATTAAGTTCAGAAGGAAAACAGTATGTAAAAACGTTGATATTAAAAAAATAA
- a CDS encoding T9SS type A sorting domain-containing protein gives MKNRIIITTIIMLVYGFGKMYSQSDSNDVYWDSTISPFRELQSNSDIKSMITTNDSAIIIGGYLLGSIAESLGLKRIIIYKEGIWSSLNKPISEPNGIVNCLLIKNNELYVAGNFDSVGNKRARSITKWNGSSWDTLGGGVNGVITSMKIFENQLYVAGRFDSAGNIKAKNIASWNGTNWIALGKGIRGIIDKDYQFKTTEYVNTMLVSESNLFVAGVFDSAGEFSAKNISKWNGVNWSAIGGGLNGPVNCIEKIGKTIFIGGEYDTINSTIRAISISKWDSVNGWANLGTGPKHPGIVGVTSINSMKSVNGKLYIGGYFTSISDTIANYIAIWNGSKWGRLGSGLDDAPYSIEVGKTGLFVSGSFRKAGNINSSAIAKWRLEKDTTNNGYIKSIDKPQIDRNQKLKENFPQPFKEETKFYVNLEEPKEVTISVLNDKGQLIEIIFKGLIEGEKEFKWSGKGESNGIYYYRITGNGIDETKKFVLVK, from the coding sequence ATGAAAAATAGAATAATAATAACAACAATTATAATGTTGGTATATGGATTTGGAAAAATGTATTCACAAAGTGACAGCAATGATGTTTATTGGGATAGTACAATATCACCATTTCGAGAATTACAAAGTAATTCAGACATAAAGTCTATGATAACAACAAATGATAGTGCAATAATAATAGGTGGATACTTACTTGGTTCAATAGCAGAAAGTTTGGGATTAAAGAGGATAATTATTTATAAAGAAGGAATTTGGTCTTCTTTAAACAAACCAATTTCAGAACCAAATGGAATTGTTAATTGTTTGTTGATTAAAAATAATGAGTTGTATGTAGCAGGTAACTTTGATAGCGTAGGTAATAAAAGAGCAAGAAGTATTACAAAATGGAATGGTTCATCGTGGGATACTTTAGGAGGAGGAGTAAATGGGGTAATAACTTCAATGAAAATTTTTGAGAATCAATTATATGTTGCTGGAAGATTTGATAGTGCAGGAAATATCAAAGCAAAGAATATTGCAAGTTGGAACGGTACAAATTGGATTGCATTAGGGAAAGGAATTCGTGGAATTATAGATAAAGATTACCAATTTAAAACAACTGAATATGTAAATACAATGTTAGTAAGCGAGTCTAATTTATTTGTAGCAGGTGTATTTGATTCAGCAGGAGAATTTAGTGCAAAAAACATATCAAAGTGGAATGGAGTAAATTGGTCTGCCATAGGAGGAGGATTAAATGGTCCTGTTAATTGTATTGAGAAGATAGGAAAAACAATTTTCATTGGTGGAGAATATGATACTATAAATTCAACTATACGGGCAATTAGTATTTCTAAATGGGATAGTGTAAATGGTTGGGCAAATTTAGGTACAGGACCAAAACACCCAGGAATAGTTGGAGTAACTTCTATCAATAGTATGAAATCAGTAAATGGTAAGTTGTATATAGGTGGATATTTTACATCAATATCAGATACAATAGCAAATTATATAGCAATATGGAATGGATCAAAATGGGGAAGGTTAGGATCTGGATTAGATGACGCACCATACTCAATTGAGGTAGGGAAAACTGGATTATTTGTTAGTGGAAGTTTTAGAAAAGCAGGAAATATAAATTCATCAGCAATTGCAAAATGGAGATTAGAAAAAGATACAACAAATAATGGCTATATCAAATCTATTGATAAACCACAAATTGATAGAAATCAAAAATTAAAAGAGAATTTCCCCCAACCATTCAAAGAAGAAACAAAATTCTATGTAAACTTAGAAGAACCCAAAGAAGTAACAATAAGTGTATTAAATGATAAGGGACAGTTAATAGAAATAATATTCAAAGGATTAATTGAAGGAGAAAAAGAGTTTAAGTGGAGTGGAAAAGGAGAATCAAATGGGATATATTATTACAGAATAACAGGAAACGGAATTGATGAAACCAAAAAATTTGTATTAGTAAAATGA
- a CDS encoding T9SS type A sorting domain-containing protein, producing MIKFSLFTKKSMLLIVALTLSVTASNAQPSWGLNPTSGTILSPGISVVSSMAQFNNVHPFPPYAPNGDPSTGFNMDTYVLTVVDVRNRPATGPDNWNALKYVNDSWKFSNIGSIFGLATDNNENIYVTATSSFSSGYMINGRNGTFSGTNGFQPLGITPYGFGGPGAVYKINAVTGAVTLFASLPQQSSLPIYDQSNVGPVVQGTDTFYYANDRVKTGPGLGNIAYDWSNNQFFVSNMEDGRIYRISNTGTVLGAYDPLMPDNGLAGFAPLGERIWGLGVKGNRLFYSVWVENNGNRNAISQNEIRSVKLDASGNFISATDQLEVTMPSIAFPGTTYSNPVSDIEFSQNGKMLVSERTMLASSALRAHAARVLEFSPLAGSSWSVPKEFHAGSPNPDPRNSTSGGSDYGYLNYSRNSGVSGCDSILWMGADAMRFSLEDGFPLPPGFTFYGIFGIQGTPVTGNTRANLYTSSNFVDIDNLFNAATKAQMGDVDVFRVYPMVSGASVSEVCIDKPFTLSANVKDNPPFIVTPFTYQWYREEAPGTLIPVGSLGTIPSGTGSFSISTTLTGTSGDVGKRFFIKLNYDGNTCSVLDSTKACQSGKDCCPNPKIGLTLSPDNRVIGSNATITANVTGITAPFTYRFFREDSPGVRTPITVLNTVSSGVDPFVLSYSFVYAAIDLGNKKYILEINKEGCIAEAGILPVELTSFTANLDYQIVSLNWSTASEVNNAGFEIERNYNGIWEKIGFIKGFGTTYESHIYKETNDVSNLIENQVAFVDYRLKIMDIDGKSNYSDSRRVLLSKNEEFGVTLSQNIPNPFNKESVIEYSVKNEGRVALDIYDMQGKFVSNLANGVKLQGKYKVTLNSDGLNSGMYYYRLNVNGKILMKSLAITK from the coding sequence AAAAAATCAATGTTGCTTATAGTTGCATTGACATTATCGGTAACAGCATCTAATGCACAACCATCATGGGGATTAAATCCTACTTCTGGTACAATATTGTCACCTGGAATTTCTGTGGTTTCTTCAATGGCTCAGTTCAATAACGTTCATCCATTTCCTCCTTATGCTCCAAATGGTGATCCTTCAACAGGGTTCAATATGGATACATACGTTCTTACTGTTGTTGATGTAAGAAATAGACCTGCAACAGGACCAGATAACTGGAATGCACTTAAATATGTAAATGATTCCTGGAAGTTTAGCAACATTGGGTCTATTTTTGGTTTAGCAACAGATAATAATGAGAATATTTATGTAACTGCAACTTCTTCTTTTAGTTCAGGTTATATGATTAATGGAAGAAATGGTACTTTTTCTGGAACAAATGGATTTCAACCATTGGGTATTACACCTTATGGATTTGGTGGACCCGGAGCTGTGTATAAGATTAATGCAGTTACTGGGGCTGTAACTTTGTTTGCTTCTTTGCCACAACAGAGTTCTTTACCTATTTATGATCAATCTAATGTTGGTCCTGTAGTTCAAGGAACTGATACTTTTTATTATGCTAATGACAGAGTAAAAACAGGTCCAGGATTAGGTAATATTGCATACGATTGGTCGAATAACCAGTTTTTTGTTTCCAATATGGAAGATGGTAGAATTTATAGAATTAGCAACACAGGTACAGTTCTTGGTGCTTATGATCCTTTAATGCCAGATAATGGATTAGCTGGTTTTGCACCACTTGGTGAGAGAATTTGGGGTTTAGGTGTAAAAGGAAATAGACTATTTTATAGTGTATGGGTTGAAAATAATGGGAATAGAAATGCAATTAGTCAAAACGAAATTCGCTCTGTAAAATTAGATGCCTCAGGGAATTTTATTTCAGCTACTGATCAATTGGAAGTAACTATGCCTTCAATTGCTTTTCCAGGAACAACATATTCAAATCCAGTTTCGGATATTGAGTTTTCTCAAAATGGTAAAATGTTAGTATCAGAAAGAACAATGTTAGCAAGTTCAGCGCTTCGTGCTCATGCTGCCCGAGTTTTAGAGTTTAGCCCATTAGCAGGTAGTTCTTGGAGCGTTCCTAAGGAATTTCATGCTGGTTCTCCAAATCCTGATCCTCGAAATAGTACTTCAGGTGGTTCAGATTATGGATATCTAAATTATAGTCGTAATTCAGGAGTATCTGGTTGCGATAGTATACTTTGGATGGGAGCTGATGCAATGAGGTTTAGTTTAGAAGATGGATTTCCTTTGCCTCCAGGATTTACATTTTATGGTATCTTTGGAATTCAAGGCACTCCAGTTACAGGTAACACTAGAGCAAATTTATATACTTCAAGTAATTTTGTTGATATTGATAATTTATTTAATGCAGCAACAAAAGCTCAAATGGGTGATGTGGATGTATTTAGAGTTTATCCAATGGTCTCTGGGGCAAGTGTCTCAGAAGTTTGTATAGACAAACCATTTACTCTTAGTGCTAATGTTAAAGATAATCCTCCATTTATTGTAACTCCATTTACTTACCAATGGTATCGTGAAGAAGCTCCAGGAACTCTTATTCCAGTTGGTTCCTTGGGTACAATACCTAGTGGAACTGGTTCATTCTCAATTAGTACAACACTTACAGGAACTTCAGGTGATGTTGGAAAAAGATTCTTTATAAAACTTAACTATGATGGGAATACTTGTTCAGTTTTAGATTCTACTAAAGCATGTCAATCAGGAAAAGATTGTTGCCCAAATCCAAAAATAGGACTAACTTTATCACCAGACAATAGGGTGATTGGTTCTAATGCAACAATTACAGCAAATGTTACAGGAATTACCGCACCGTTTACTTATAGATTTTTCCGTGAAGATTCTCCTGGTGTTCGTACTCCTATAACTGTTTTAAATACAGTTTCTTCAGGAGTAGATCCTTTTGTTTTAAGCTATAGTTTTGTATATGCTGCAATTGATTTAGGAAATAAAAAATATATTTTAGAAATCAATAAAGAAGGTTGTATTGCCGAGGCTGGAATTTTACCAGTTGAACTAACTTCTTTTACCGCTAATTTAGATTATCAGATTGTTTCTTTAAATTGGTCAACAGCTTCTGAAGTAAACAATGCTGGATTTGAAATTGAAAGAAATTATAATGGTATTTGGGAAAAAATTGGGTTTATCAAAGGATTTGGTACCACTTATGAATCACATATTTATAAAGAAACTAATGATGTATCAAATTTGATTGAAAATCAAGTTGCTTTTGTTGATTATCGTTTAAAAATAATGGATATTGATGGTAAGTCAAATTATTCAGATTCTAGAAGAGTGTTACTTTCTAAAAATGAAGAGTTTGGAGTTACTTTATCTCAAAATATTCCAAATCCATTTAATAAAGAATCTGTGATTGAATACTCAGTTAAGAATGAAGGAAGAGTTGCACTTGATATATATGATATGCAAGGTAAGTTTGTTAGCAATTTAGCAAATGGAGTAAAGCTACAAGGTAAATATAAAGTAACTTTAAATTCAGATGGTTTAAATTCTGGAATGTACTATTATCGACTAAATGTTAATGGTAAAATTCTTATGAAATCATTAGCAATAACAAAATAG